A single Tenacibaculum sp. Bg11-29 DNA region contains:
- the rplR gene encoding 50S ribosomal protein L18 — MALSKLERRQRIKYRIRKVITGTAVKPRLSVFRSNKEIYAQLIDDVTGVTLASASSRDKEITSGSKSEAATAVGKAIAERAAAKGFEAISFDRNGFLYHGRVKVLAEAAREAGLKF, encoded by the coding sequence ATGGCATTATCAAAGCTTGAAAGAAGACAACGAATAAAGTATAGAATTAGAAAAGTTATTACTGGAACAGCTGTTAAACCTAGGTTGTCAGTTTTTAGAAGTAACAAAGAAATTTATGCTCAATTAATTGATGACGTTACTGGTGTAACATTAGCATCTGCATCATCAAGAGATAAAGAAATTACATCTGGTTCTAAATCAGAAGCTGCTACTGCAGTAGGTAAAGCGATTGCTGAAAGAGCTGCAGCAAAAGGTTTTGAAGCTATTTCTTTTGATAGAAATGGGTTTTTATACCACGGTAGAGTTAAAGTATTAGCTGAAGCTGCTAGAGAAGCTGGTTTAAAATTTTAA